A window from Temnothorax longispinosus isolate EJ_2023e chromosome 1, Tlon_JGU_v1, whole genome shotgun sequence encodes these proteins:
- the Spri gene encoding protein sprint isoform X3 — translation MTSLIQRDFGSQTKRESTSSTASSYLMLLNSLATDLDCMLSELCTTPDSYKRSDVFLEPYLQQHGTVQVVSSPSTPPPNPLQHHQLTQLHHVQSEESLSSEESATSGGSSRSTEDSGSEVACDITLIERLIRSHPIWFLPGIQRAGAFHLLQGKEEGNFVVRQSSQSDTMALSVRLPVGKGPYIEHYLIQTNKGKLSLETSENRFDNIPSLIAHYSQCCDELPVQLILPKAMREAKNRQQLSSLALLGQEFWRYPMANPKPPESSSSNTSSLSSFHGGNNNHHINNNNNMDNTPITESIVLNLAPISSYNTHTPSPTNTVNANTSTFASSLPRQPRPTPPNTLNLTTFNEPLNDTKRDRISSPTDKLSHKLISPNLVQSVRCPSPVVHNVENNVLSPVQDMRNFDALKNSLDTPKLTTIEFTKSSGKFASVSSFHQNNLSYTTSPELPDNRNIIAENQGTRQSVKTPPPPPPRWAKPGINQNQNNFTVTTTVTFNVNQGNVNTSQQNTPSDPSTSLLSPQSTKSLNSNFSIKSPLSPTTPIVSPTSKLIPKTPNVLSPNTPSSTSKSKKRRDREKNSRKNSQHYQESDILESYYRSSPADKISDYEDIWNTTDQSTQSTWNEGLKDNRVACTLQDCARNSNDRLMSPRESEKSLVNERSPAGEQIALKNDRFIPKNDKMRYKEMMSPEFSSFKPVPEMKSPDQSSPEETGMGKRPDLLSRVCSANSLNSPNTVTPPRNKLGLVLAKSESNSPRTPKSKQSSPFYAEPADAIVQNAIIIPRRRATKNNPALNKYRHSEPGWLQTPTGNANQLHPIDCWEEPSEETEEKTPLISSSVDNLAKRLVQAKETKKIPRAKPVQPPKIKTKVFNDTSWAVDSSWEFIGNEAEEPDCEPDYDCDADYDGDNVARKFPSDEECNRNIRNTLTVQNIILQRHPELLKPPDMCESLYSDRNSSYDNVEKRNVEREDTPDSRKDRTYDPSEWETMLDTDAESDVERIKRNKSFKERLDPLLSPPRVQALSKNRDHQLNGTGAAIRTYALQLAADKTTTFSQNIDNFIQCTRESKEAMPHVVMRNMRQFMSGMKNYLVKHGERGFESEVENERSKLRPNEFLNLDAILEDVMMGLVVRPLREHVCRLFIEHYFATGALQTLAENIQHAQGKTIHDLGVQSKIVPPSEESLDHILKYIERLQRTDSPLEKLEHLLAAISAIFNSVKQANLGRHVTLGADDLLPLVIWVLVRGKVVDAEIEAEYMWGLLHTSLLSGEGGYYLTTLSSAVHVLKTFKSSQSTMSTLNGCGTPDCSSVLRILVPDELHGSLNTRTLPVRPNMNTREICRILAHKIRCTNPQDYGLFKLVHGEETLLGDHECPQELSHCLFAYKRIDAKIAWPKTSS, via the exons aGCGAGGAATCGCTTTCATCAGAAGAATCGGCCACTTCGGGAGGATCTTCAAGATCTACAGAAGATTCTGGCAGCGAAGTGGCTTGCGATATTACCCTAATCGAAAGGCTCATACGCTCTCACCCGATCTGGTTCTTACCGGGCATTCAGAGAGCCGGGGCCTTTCACTTGTTGCAGGGCAAAGAGGAGGGG AATTTCGTAGTACGACAATCGAGTCAGAGTGACACAATGGCTCTCTCAGTGAGATTACCTGTCGGGAAAGGACCCTACATCGAGCATTACCTGATCCAAACCAACAAGGGCAAGTTGAGCTTGGAAACGAGCGAGAACAGGTTCGACAATATTCCCTCGCTGATTGCTCACTACTCACAGTGCTG TGACGAACTGCCAGTGCAATTGATTTTACCGAAAGCAATGCGAGAAGCGAAAAATAGGCAGCAATTGTCGTCGCTGGCGTTGCTGGGCCAAGAGTTTTGGCGATATCCAATGGCGAATCCGAAGCCACCGgaaagcagcagcagcaataCCTCTAGTCTGAGCAGTTTCCATGGGG GTAACAATAACCACcacattaacaataataataacatggATAATACGCCAATCACGGAGAGTATAGTGCTTAATCTGGCCCCAATATCATCCTACAATACAC ACACTCCCTCTCCGACAAATACCGTTAACGCGAACACCTCAACTTTTGCGTCGTCGTTGCCGCGTCAGCCACGTCCAACTCCGCCGAACACTCTCAATCTGACAACTTTCAACGAACCTCTGAATGATACCAAAAGGGACCGGATCTCGTCACCGACTGACAAACTCTCTCACAAACTGATCTCGCCGAATCTCGTGCAAAGCGTGCGATGTCCCTCGCCGGTGGTCCACAACGTGGAAAACAACGTTTTGAGTCCTGTTCAGGATATGAGAAATTTCGACGCTCTAAAGAATAGTCTGGATACGCCAAAATTAACGACGATCGAGTTTACCAAGAGCTCGGGGAAGTTCGCGTCCGTCTCGAGTTTCCATCAGAACAACCTGTCGTACACCACGTCTCCAGAATTGCCGGATAATAGGAATATCATCGCTGAAAATCAAGGAACTAGGCAAAGTGTGAAgacgccgccaccgccgccgccaagATGGGCCAAGCCCGGCATCAATCAGAATCAGAATAATTTTACTGTGACTACGACGGTGACGTTCAACGTGAACCAAGGCAACGTGAATACTTCACag CAAAACACACCGTCGGATCCTAGTACATCGCTGCTGAGTCCTCAATCTACTAAATCTCTCAATTCCAACTTTTCCATCAAATCGCCTCTTTCGCCCACCACTCCGATTGTATCCCCCACGTCAAAGCTGATCCCAAAGACACCCAACGTGCTCTCCCCAAATACTCCTTCTAGCACCAGTAAATCAAAAAAGCGGCGCGATCGCGAGAAAAACTCACGGAAAAACTCCCAACACTATCAGGAATCGGACATCTTGGAATCGTATTATCGCAGCTCGCCGGCCGATAAAATTTCCGATTACGAAGACATCTGGAACACGACTGACCAATCGACACAGTCGACCTGGAACGAAGGGTTGAAAGATAACAGGGTCGCCTGCACTCTGCAAGATTGCGCGAGAAATTCTAATGACCGTCTGATGAGTCCCAGAGAATCCGAAAAGAGTCTTGTCAATGAAAGATCGCCAGCGGGAGAACAGATTGCTCTGAAGAACGACAGGTTTATTCCAAAAAACGACAAAATGCGATACAAAGAAATGATGAGTCCGGAATTTAGTAGTTTTAAGCCTGTTCCGGAGATGAAGAGTCCTGACCAGAGCTCGCCGGAGGAGACTGGTATGGGGAAGAGGCCCGATCTGCTATCTAGAGTTT GCAGTGCCAACTCGTTGAACAGCCCCAACACGGTGACGCCCCCGAGAAACAAATTGGGCCTTGTTTTGGCGAAGTCGGAGAGCAACAGTCCCCGGACCCCCAAATCTAAACAGAGCAGTCCCTTCTATGCAGAACCGGCCGATGCCATTGTTCAAAATGCCATTATAATCCCGAGAAGACGAGCAACCAAAAATAATCCGGCGTTGAACAAGTACCGACACAGCGAACCAGGTTGGTTACAAACTCCGACGGGGAATGCCAATCAATTGCATCCTATTGATTGCTGGGAAGAGCCCTCCGAAGAGACGGAGGAAAAAACGCCATTAATCTCGTCGTCAGTCGACAACCTAGCGAAAAGATTGGTTCAAGCTAAGGAGACGAAGAAGATTCCTCGGGCGAAGCCCGTTCAACCACCAAAGATCAAGACCAAAGTGTTTAATGACACTTCTTGGGCGGTAGATTCTAGTTGGGAGTTTATCG GCAATGAAGCTGAAGAGCCAGATTGCGAACCGGACTATGACTGTGATGCTGATTATGATGGCGACAATGTCGCTAGAAAATTTCCCAGTGACGAGGAATGCAATAGAAACATTCGGAATACCTTGACTGTTCAAAATATCATCTTACAACG GCACCCGGAACTGCTGAAGCCGCCAGATATGTGTGAGTCGTTATACAGCGACCGGAACTCGTCGTATGACAACGTAGAAAAGCGGAATGTGGAGCGCGAGGATACCCCGGACTCGCGGAAAGATCGCACGTACGATCCTTCAGAGTGGGAAACCATGCTGGATACAGACGCGGAGAGTGATGTGGAAAGAATCAAACGAAACAAGAGTTTTAAGGAACGACTGGATCCTCTCTTGT cTCCGCCACGAGTACAAGCGCTTTCGAAAAATCGCGACCATCAGCTGAACGGAACCGGGGCAGCTATTAGAACTTACGCTCTTCAACTTGCGGCGGACAAGACTACAACCTTCTCGCAGAATATCGACAACTTTATTCAATGTACGCGAGAGAGCAAGGAAGCGATGCCGCATGTGGTGATGCGCAACATGCGGCAATTCATGTCGGGTATGAAGAATTACTTGGTGAAGCATGGCGAGCGTGGATTCGAGAGCGAGGTGGAAAATGAGCGATCGAAATTACGGCCGAACGAGTTCCTCAATCTCGATGCCATTCTCGAGGATGTGATGATGGGCCTGGTGGTGAGGCCCCTGCGGGAACACGTATGCCGGTTGTTTATCGAACATTATTTTGCTACCGGTGCGCTACAGACCCTGGCGGAGAACATCCAGCACGCCCAGGGCAAGACCATTCACGACCTCGGTGTTCAG TCGAAAATCGTACCCCCTTCGGAAGAGAGTCTGGACCACATTCTCAAATACATCGAGCGATTGCAGAGAACCGATTCTCCACTCGAAAAGCTAGAACACCTATTGGCAGCCATCTCGGCCATCTTCAACTCT GTGAAGCAAGCTAACTTGGGCAGGCATGTTACACTGGGCGCTGACGATCTTCTGCCGCTGGTGATCTGGGTTTTAGTACGCGGTAAAGTGGTGGACGCGGAGATCGAAGCCGAATACATGTGGGGCCTGCTACATACTTCCCTTTTGAGCGGCGAGGGCGGCTATTACCTGACAACGCTGTCGAGTGCGGTGCACGTTCTAAAGACCTTTAAGTCCAGTCAGAGCACCATGTCCACGTTAAAC GGATGTGGAACACCGGACTGTTCGTCTGTGTTGCGGATCTTGGTACCGGATGAGTTGCATGGTTCTTTAAATACTAGAACACTTCCGGTGCGACCAAACATGAATACCAGAGAAATCTGCCGCATCCTTGCGCATAAGATTAGATGCACAAATCCTCAGGACTATGGGCTCTTCAAGTTGGTGCATGGGGAAG AAACGTTGCTCGGAGATCATGAATGCCCACAGGAGCTCTCTCACTGCCTTTTCGCCTACAAACGGATCGACGCCAAGATAGCATGGCCCAAGACCAGTTCTTAA
- the Spri gene encoding protein sprint isoform X6: MLITKYTTILLRSTNQHIIRSDVFLEPYLQQHGTVQVVSSPSTPPPNPLQHHQLTQLHHVQSEESLSSEESATSGGSSRSTEDSGSEVACDITLIERLIRSHPIWFLPGIQRAGAFHLLQGKEEGNFVVRQSSQSDTMALSVRLPVGKGPYIEHYLIQTNKGKLSLETSENRFDNIPSLIAHYSQCCDELPVQLILPKAMREAKNRQQLSSLALLGQEFWRYPMANPKPPESSSSNTSSLSSFHGGNNNHHINNNNNMDNTPITESIVLNLAPISSYNTHTPSPTNTVNANTSTFASSLPRQPRPTPPNTLNLTTFNEPLNDTKRDRISSPTDKLSHKLISPNLVQSVRCPSPVVHNVENNVLSPVQDMRNFDALKNSLDTPKLTTIEFTKSSGKFASVSSFHQNNLSYTTSPELPDNRNIIAENQGTRQSVKTPPPPPPRWAKPGINQNQNNFTVTTTVTFNVNQGNVNTSQQNTPSDPSTSLLSPQSTKSLNSNFSIKSPLSPTTPIVSPTSKLIPKTPNVLSPNTPSSTSKSKKRRDREKNSRKNSQHYQESDILESYYRSSPADKISDYEDIWNTTDQSTQSTWNEGLKDNRVACTLQDCARNSNDRLMSPRESEKSLVNERSPAGEQIALKNDRFIPKNDKMRYKEMMSPEFSSFKPVPEMKSPDQSSPEETGMGKRPDLLSRVCSANSLNSPNTVTPPRNKLGLVLAKSESNSPRTPKSKQSSPFYAEPADAIVQNAIIIPRRRATKNNPALNKYRHSEPGWLQTPTGNANQLHPIDCWEEPSEETEEKTPLISSSVDNLAKRLVQAKETKKIPRAKPVQPPKIKTKVFNDTSWAVDSSWEFIGNEAEEPDCEPDYDCDADYDGDNVARKFPSDEECNRNIRNTLTVQNIILQRHPELLKPPDMCESLYSDRNSSYDNVEKRNVEREDTPDSRKDRTYDPSEWETMLDTDAESDVERIKRNKSFKERLDPLLSPPRVQALSKNRDHQLNGTGAAIRTYALQLAADKTTTFSQNIDNFIQCTRESKEAMPHVVMRNMRQFMSGMKNYLVKHGERGFESEVENERSKLRPNEFLNLDAILEDVMMGLVVRPLREHVCRLFIEHYFATGALQTLAENIQHAQGKTIHDLGVQSKIVPPSEESLDHILKYIERLQRTDSPLEKLEHLLAAISAIFNSVKQANLGRHVTLGADDLLPLVIWVLVRGKVVDAEIEAEYMWGLLHTSLLSGEGGYYLTTLSSAVHVLKTFKSSQSTMSTLNGCGTPDCSSVLRILVPDELHGSLNTRTLPVRPNMNTREICRILAHKIRCTNPQDYGLFKLVHGEETLLGDHECPQELSHCLFAYKRIDAKIAWPKTSS, encoded by the exons aGCGAGGAATCGCTTTCATCAGAAGAATCGGCCACTTCGGGAGGATCTTCAAGATCTACAGAAGATTCTGGCAGCGAAGTGGCTTGCGATATTACCCTAATCGAAAGGCTCATACGCTCTCACCCGATCTGGTTCTTACCGGGCATTCAGAGAGCCGGGGCCTTTCACTTGTTGCAGGGCAAAGAGGAGGGG AATTTCGTAGTACGACAATCGAGTCAGAGTGACACAATGGCTCTCTCAGTGAGATTACCTGTCGGGAAAGGACCCTACATCGAGCATTACCTGATCCAAACCAACAAGGGCAAGTTGAGCTTGGAAACGAGCGAGAACAGGTTCGACAATATTCCCTCGCTGATTGCTCACTACTCACAGTGCTG TGACGAACTGCCAGTGCAATTGATTTTACCGAAAGCAATGCGAGAAGCGAAAAATAGGCAGCAATTGTCGTCGCTGGCGTTGCTGGGCCAAGAGTTTTGGCGATATCCAATGGCGAATCCGAAGCCACCGgaaagcagcagcagcaataCCTCTAGTCTGAGCAGTTTCCATGGGG GTAACAATAACCACcacattaacaataataataacatggATAATACGCCAATCACGGAGAGTATAGTGCTTAATCTGGCCCCAATATCATCCTACAATACAC ACACTCCCTCTCCGACAAATACCGTTAACGCGAACACCTCAACTTTTGCGTCGTCGTTGCCGCGTCAGCCACGTCCAACTCCGCCGAACACTCTCAATCTGACAACTTTCAACGAACCTCTGAATGATACCAAAAGGGACCGGATCTCGTCACCGACTGACAAACTCTCTCACAAACTGATCTCGCCGAATCTCGTGCAAAGCGTGCGATGTCCCTCGCCGGTGGTCCACAACGTGGAAAACAACGTTTTGAGTCCTGTTCAGGATATGAGAAATTTCGACGCTCTAAAGAATAGTCTGGATACGCCAAAATTAACGACGATCGAGTTTACCAAGAGCTCGGGGAAGTTCGCGTCCGTCTCGAGTTTCCATCAGAACAACCTGTCGTACACCACGTCTCCAGAATTGCCGGATAATAGGAATATCATCGCTGAAAATCAAGGAACTAGGCAAAGTGTGAAgacgccgccaccgccgccgccaagATGGGCCAAGCCCGGCATCAATCAGAATCAGAATAATTTTACTGTGACTACGACGGTGACGTTCAACGTGAACCAAGGCAACGTGAATACTTCACag CAAAACACACCGTCGGATCCTAGTACATCGCTGCTGAGTCCTCAATCTACTAAATCTCTCAATTCCAACTTTTCCATCAAATCGCCTCTTTCGCCCACCACTCCGATTGTATCCCCCACGTCAAAGCTGATCCCAAAGACACCCAACGTGCTCTCCCCAAATACTCCTTCTAGCACCAGTAAATCAAAAAAGCGGCGCGATCGCGAGAAAAACTCACGGAAAAACTCCCAACACTATCAGGAATCGGACATCTTGGAATCGTATTATCGCAGCTCGCCGGCCGATAAAATTTCCGATTACGAAGACATCTGGAACACGACTGACCAATCGACACAGTCGACCTGGAACGAAGGGTTGAAAGATAACAGGGTCGCCTGCACTCTGCAAGATTGCGCGAGAAATTCTAATGACCGTCTGATGAGTCCCAGAGAATCCGAAAAGAGTCTTGTCAATGAAAGATCGCCAGCGGGAGAACAGATTGCTCTGAAGAACGACAGGTTTATTCCAAAAAACGACAAAATGCGATACAAAGAAATGATGAGTCCGGAATTTAGTAGTTTTAAGCCTGTTCCGGAGATGAAGAGTCCTGACCAGAGCTCGCCGGAGGAGACTGGTATGGGGAAGAGGCCCGATCTGCTATCTAGAGTTT GCAGTGCCAACTCGTTGAACAGCCCCAACACGGTGACGCCCCCGAGAAACAAATTGGGCCTTGTTTTGGCGAAGTCGGAGAGCAACAGTCCCCGGACCCCCAAATCTAAACAGAGCAGTCCCTTCTATGCAGAACCGGCCGATGCCATTGTTCAAAATGCCATTATAATCCCGAGAAGACGAGCAACCAAAAATAATCCGGCGTTGAACAAGTACCGACACAGCGAACCAGGTTGGTTACAAACTCCGACGGGGAATGCCAATCAATTGCATCCTATTGATTGCTGGGAAGAGCCCTCCGAAGAGACGGAGGAAAAAACGCCATTAATCTCGTCGTCAGTCGACAACCTAGCGAAAAGATTGGTTCAAGCTAAGGAGACGAAGAAGATTCCTCGGGCGAAGCCCGTTCAACCACCAAAGATCAAGACCAAAGTGTTTAATGACACTTCTTGGGCGGTAGATTCTAGTTGGGAGTTTATCG GCAATGAAGCTGAAGAGCCAGATTGCGAACCGGACTATGACTGTGATGCTGATTATGATGGCGACAATGTCGCTAGAAAATTTCCCAGTGACGAGGAATGCAATAGAAACATTCGGAATACCTTGACTGTTCAAAATATCATCTTACAACG GCACCCGGAACTGCTGAAGCCGCCAGATATGTGTGAGTCGTTATACAGCGACCGGAACTCGTCGTATGACAACGTAGAAAAGCGGAATGTGGAGCGCGAGGATACCCCGGACTCGCGGAAAGATCGCACGTACGATCCTTCAGAGTGGGAAACCATGCTGGATACAGACGCGGAGAGTGATGTGGAAAGAATCAAACGAAACAAGAGTTTTAAGGAACGACTGGATCCTCTCTTGT cTCCGCCACGAGTACAAGCGCTTTCGAAAAATCGCGACCATCAGCTGAACGGAACCGGGGCAGCTATTAGAACTTACGCTCTTCAACTTGCGGCGGACAAGACTACAACCTTCTCGCAGAATATCGACAACTTTATTCAATGTACGCGAGAGAGCAAGGAAGCGATGCCGCATGTGGTGATGCGCAACATGCGGCAATTCATGTCGGGTATGAAGAATTACTTGGTGAAGCATGGCGAGCGTGGATTCGAGAGCGAGGTGGAAAATGAGCGATCGAAATTACGGCCGAACGAGTTCCTCAATCTCGATGCCATTCTCGAGGATGTGATGATGGGCCTGGTGGTGAGGCCCCTGCGGGAACACGTATGCCGGTTGTTTATCGAACATTATTTTGCTACCGGTGCGCTACAGACCCTGGCGGAGAACATCCAGCACGCCCAGGGCAAGACCATTCACGACCTCGGTGTTCAG TCGAAAATCGTACCCCCTTCGGAAGAGAGTCTGGACCACATTCTCAAATACATCGAGCGATTGCAGAGAACCGATTCTCCACTCGAAAAGCTAGAACACCTATTGGCAGCCATCTCGGCCATCTTCAACTCT GTGAAGCAAGCTAACTTGGGCAGGCATGTTACACTGGGCGCTGACGATCTTCTGCCGCTGGTGATCTGGGTTTTAGTACGCGGTAAAGTGGTGGACGCGGAGATCGAAGCCGAATACATGTGGGGCCTGCTACATACTTCCCTTTTGAGCGGCGAGGGCGGCTATTACCTGACAACGCTGTCGAGTGCGGTGCACGTTCTAAAGACCTTTAAGTCCAGTCAGAGCACCATGTCCACGTTAAAC GGATGTGGAACACCGGACTGTTCGTCTGTGTTGCGGATCTTGGTACCGGATGAGTTGCATGGTTCTTTAAATACTAGAACACTTCCGGTGCGACCAAACATGAATACCAGAGAAATCTGCCGCATCCTTGCGCATAAGATTAGATGCACAAATCCTCAGGACTATGGGCTCTTCAAGTTGGTGCATGGGGAAG AAACGTTGCTCGGAGATCATGAATGCCCACAGGAGCTCTCTCACTGCCTTTTCGCCTACAAACGGATCGACGCCAAGATAGCATGGCCCAAGACCAGTTCTTAA